A window of the Mucilaginibacter sp. cycad4 genome harbors these coding sequences:
- a CDS encoding SDR family oxidoreductase → MILQNKNAVIYGAGGSLGGAVAKALAAAGAHVFLTGPNPASIQKVAHEIIASGGLAETAIVDAFDEKAIDRHLQQVVSSAGTVDISFNAVGVDVVQNVPLTEISAEDFVKPITLTMQTRFMTAIAAGKVMMKQKSGVILSLTATPGGIGYPHTGGFGPACSGVESFSRTLASELGAYGIRVVNIRSGGSPDSRVFKNAIDTMPDVMDPILKKMEADTMLKKLPLMADIANTAVFLASDLAGQITGVTIDVTGGTTAALNYRVNRLD, encoded by the coding sequence ATGATACTCCAAAATAAAAACGCGGTAATTTACGGTGCAGGCGGTTCATTAGGCGGTGCAGTTGCAAAGGCGCTGGCCGCTGCCGGGGCGCACGTATTTTTAACCGGGCCTAATCCCGCCTCAATTCAAAAAGTAGCTCATGAGATTATTGCTTCAGGGGGCCTGGCTGAAACAGCAATTGTAGATGCATTTGACGAAAAAGCAATTGATCGGCATTTACAGCAAGTGGTAAGCAGCGCAGGAACAGTTGATATCTCATTTAACGCCGTTGGAGTTGATGTGGTGCAGAACGTACCGCTTACCGAAATATCGGCCGAAGATTTTGTAAAGCCGATTACCCTTACGATGCAAACCCGGTTCATGACGGCCATTGCAGCAGGCAAGGTGATGATGAAACAAAAATCGGGAGTAATTTTATCGCTTACAGCTACGCCGGGAGGTATCGGCTATCCCCATACAGGTGGCTTTGGCCCGGCTTGCAGCGGTGTTGAAAGTTTTTCGCGCACACTGGCATCTGAACTCGGTGCTTATGGCATCCGCGTGGTTAATATCCGTTCGGGAGGCTCGCCCGATTCGCGCGTGTTTAAAAACGCAATTGACACTATGCCCGATGTTATGGATCCTATCCTTAAAAAAATGGAAGCTGATACTATGCTCAAAAAATTACCCTTAATGGCCGATATTGCCAACACCGCGGTTTTCCTGGCATCAGATCTGGCTGGTCAGATAACAGGTGTTACCATTGATGTAACCGGGGGCACAACTGCAGCATTAAATTACAGGGTAAACAGGCTTGATTGA
- a CDS encoding histidine kinase, giving the protein MPSPLPIKSLIRLNWLLVSTFTAIISLYFIFLLDEAPLYKVFYMAMTALGISLVAFVNVRILILLARKYSARGKVFRRYRYFFTYTASAAAYVMLAPAFDYIEHKSNLFPFPVYLIIFLVSGILVNTVIVLLQDFVILQADKAHADLELSQIKTAHAEATNLLLKQQIHPHFLFNALNTLKALYRKDPCAGDNYIVHLANFLRASVYNHAAKTSSLADELALLLDYLEMQKIRFGSALNCIIDLPADILNDRYLPSFSLQPLLENAIKHNELTQQSPLIINIFCSEDRIVVSNTLKKKNLNVTSTYHGLANLAERYSLLSGDEVIINENANTFSVSIRLLNNEYSDHRG; this is encoded by the coding sequence ATGCCGTCTCCATTACCAATTAAGAGCCTCATCCGGCTTAACTGGCTGCTTGTATCTACTTTTACCGCGATCATATCGCTGTATTTTATTTTTTTACTGGACGAAGCGCCGCTATACAAGGTTTTTTATATGGCTATGACCGCGCTGGGGATAAGTTTGGTGGCATTTGTAAATGTCAGGATCCTGATCTTATTGGCCCGTAAGTATAGCGCCAGGGGTAAAGTATTCAGGCGGTACCGTTATTTTTTTACTTATACAGCAAGCGCTGCTGCATACGTGATGCTGGCACCCGCGTTTGATTATATTGAACACAAAAGTAATTTATTCCCTTTCCCGGTTTATCTGATCATATTTCTTGTTTCCGGTATTCTTGTTAATACCGTGATTGTCCTGCTACAGGACTTCGTGATCCTGCAGGCTGATAAAGCACATGCCGATCTGGAACTATCCCAAATCAAAACAGCACATGCCGAAGCCACAAATCTGCTGTTAAAACAGCAGATCCACCCGCACTTCCTGTTTAATGCACTTAATACGCTTAAAGCACTTTACCGGAAAGATCCGTGCGCGGGAGATAATTATATTGTTCACCTGGCTAATTTTTTAAGGGCCTCTGTTTATAATCATGCAGCAAAAACTTCGAGCCTTGCCGATGAACTGGCGCTGTTGCTCGACTACCTGGAAATGCAAAAGATAAGGTTTGGTTCGGCATTAAACTGTATTATTGACTTACCTGCCGATATTTTGAATGACCGTTATCTGCCATCTTTTTCATTACAGCCGCTGCTCGAAAACGCAATCAAGCATAATGAGCTAACCCAGCAGTCGCCGCTTATTATCAATATTTTTTGTTCAGAAGACAGGATAGTGGTATCCAATACGCTTAAAAAGAAAAATCTTAATGTAACTTCAACCTACCATGGGCTGGCCAATCTTGCCGAACGGTATAGCCTGTTATCGGGGGATGAAGTTATTATCAATGAAAATGCGAATACATTTTCCGTAAGTATCAGATTATTGAATAATGAATATAGCGATCATAGAGGATGA
- a CDS encoding VOC family protein → MALLLQVFDMPVALGFYRDVLGFEIVQASGEGDDVDWVLLKLNSIELMLNTAYEKTDRPPGPDEQRVSAHADTSLYFGHPDIDKLYSYLLSKGMHLKEPQITGYGWQAIYLLDPDGYLLCFHWPKQ, encoded by the coding sequence ATGGCCCTCTTGCTCCAGGTTTTTGATATGCCCGTTGCTTTAGGATTTTACCGCGATGTGCTGGGTTTTGAAATAGTACAGGCATCGGGCGAAGGAGATGATGTTGATTGGGTGTTATTGAAACTCAATAGTATAGAACTGATGCTCAACACTGCCTACGAAAAAACAGACCGCCCTCCTGGTCCCGATGAACAGCGTGTTTCTGCCCATGCCGATACTTCACTTTATTTCGGCCACCCTGATATTGATAAGCTATACAGCTATTTGTTAAGTAAAGGCATGCATCTAAAAGAACCTCAAATTACGGGCTATGGCTGGCAAGCCATTTATTTGCTTGATCCGGATGGGTACCTGCTGTGCTTCCACTGGCCCAAACAATAA
- a CDS encoding sugar phosphate isomerase/epimerase: MKQHNLSRRRFIGSSALAAAGFLAFSRSSFAGVVSSRADKPNSLINGVQIGVITYSFRSMPGTIDDLLKYCIDCNINAIELMGDAAEIYAGAPKHEAGEDWATFGKKMAEWRASAPMDKFKEIRKMYHGAGVNIYAWKPNALGPKNSDAEIDYAFNAGKALGVNHVTVELPDEAQTKRLGDIAAKHKMMVGYHAHTQATPTLWDTALAQSKYNGINLDIGHYVAGTSSSPIPFIEKYHDRITSMHIKDRKFHDGTNQPWGQGDTPIKEVLQLLKNNHYKFPATIELEYKVPDGSDAVKEVKICRQFAADALA, encoded by the coding sequence ATGAAGCAGCATAACTTATCGAGGCGCAGGTTTATTGGCAGCAGCGCACTTGCCGCAGCGGGGTTTTTAGCATTTTCAAGATCATCATTTGCGGGCGTGGTTTCAAGCCGGGCTGATAAACCCAACTCGCTTATTAACGGCGTACAAATAGGGGTGATCACCTACTCATTCCGGAGCATGCCGGGCACTATTGATGATTTACTGAAGTACTGTATCGACTGTAATATTAATGCCATTGAACTCATGGGCGATGCTGCCGAAATTTATGCCGGCGCGCCTAAACATGAGGCCGGCGAAGACTGGGCCACATTCGGAAAAAAAATGGCCGAATGGCGTGCCTCGGCCCCGATGGATAAATTTAAGGAGATCAGGAAAATGTACCACGGTGCCGGGGTAAATATTTATGCCTGGAAACCCAATGCCCTCGGCCCCAAAAACAGCGATGCCGAAATTGATTATGCTTTTAATGCAGGAAAAGCTCTTGGTGTAAACCACGTAACGGTTGAGTTGCCCGATGAGGCCCAAACCAAACGCCTTGGTGATATAGCTGCCAAACATAAAATGATGGTTGGCTACCATGCCCACACCCAGGCTACGCCAACCCTTTGGGATACAGCCCTGGCCCAGTCAAAGTATAACGGCATTAATTTGGATATTGGCCATTATGTGGCGGGTACCAGCAGCAGCCCGATACCGTTTATCGAAAAATATCATGACCGTATAACCAGCATGCACATCAAAGACCGTAAGTTTCATGACGGTACCAACCAGCCATGGGGGCAGGGTGATACTCCTATAAAGGAAGTGCTGCAACTGCTTAAAAATAACCACTATAAATTCCCGGCCACCATTGAGTTGGAGTACAAGGTTCCTGATGGATCAGATGCGGTAAAGGAGGTGAAAATATGCCGCCAGTTTGCGGCCGATGCGCTGGCATAG
- a CDS encoding secondary thiamine-phosphate synthase enzyme YjbQ: protein MKIFQQMLQLRERKRGFHLITAEVINALPQIHELKTGICQVFIQHTSASLTINENADPTVRQDFEMYFSKTVPENDPDYLHDDEGPDDMPAHLKAAMLGSSVTIPIRNGRLALGMWQGIYLCEHRNYGGNRMLVISAWGE from the coding sequence ATGAAAATATTTCAGCAAATGCTTCAGCTTAGAGAGCGCAAAAGAGGTTTTCATCTCATCACAGCCGAAGTAATTAATGCACTACCTCAAATACATGAGCTAAAAACCGGAATTTGCCAGGTATTTATTCAGCATACTTCGGCATCATTAACCATTAATGAAAATGCCGACCCAACCGTCAGGCAGGATTTTGAAATGTATTTCAGCAAAACCGTACCCGAAAACGATCCTGATTATTTACACGATGATGAAGGGCCAGATGATATGCCTGCCCACCTGAAAGCTGCGATGCTGGGCAGCTCGGTAACCATTCCTATCCGTAACGGAAGACTGGCTTTAGGCATGTGGCAGGGAATTTATTTATGCGAGCACCGTAACTATGGCGGCAACCGTATGCTGGTAATATCGGCATGGGGCGAATAA
- a CDS encoding SRPBCC family protein, whose translation MKAEKSKSAEAQMLIRKPVAEVFNAFIDPYVTTQFWFTQSTGKLETGKQVTWSWEMYGVSSAVVPIVIKENELITVEWGSPATTVDFNFKAMGDDATYVEIQNYGFNKTGDELIAAIKDSTGGFTTVLDGLKAWLEYGIHLNLMGDKFPKGK comes from the coding sequence ATGAAAGCCGAAAAATCAAAAAGCGCCGAAGCGCAAATGCTGATCCGTAAGCCTGTTGCCGAAGTGTTTAACGCTTTTATCGATCCGTATGTTACCACGCAATTCTGGTTTACACAATCAACAGGTAAACTGGAAACCGGAAAGCAGGTTACCTGGTCATGGGAAATGTATGGTGTATCATCGGCAGTGGTTCCGATAGTTATTAAAGAAAACGAATTGATCACCGTTGAATGGGGATCGCCTGCGACAACTGTTGATTTTAATTTTAAAGCTATGGGCGATGATGCTACCTATGTAGAGATTCAGAATTATGGCTTCAATAAAACGGGAGACGAATTAATTGCTGCTATCAAAGATTCGACAGGAGGTTTTACTACGGTTTTAGACGGGTTGAAGGCCTGGCTGGAGTACGGGATTCATTTAAATTTGATGGGGGATAAATTCCCGAAAGGAAAGTAA